The Anopheles coluzzii chromosome 2, AcolN3, whole genome shotgun sequence genome window below encodes:
- the LOC120953419 gene encoding dnaJ homolog subfamily C member 13 isoform X1: protein MANATEAGIDLECFLVTKHSWKGKYKRILSVGSTGVSTYNPDKFDVTNRWPYGEVISVLPNRSGNTAYEFVLNLRKDKKIDTIKLSSENRNEILTSLLKYHKEFAEKPKQTLDDVESPVESFYSSSFPSASSLLHSSSTPAVREERTGGKGVEWTWWLKTIVASFLPLPPPVLPCLPCCTVLKKFNAYKHHWSGTTLPTVLEVTPGSLDQLDPTTSTVLASYNYKDIDGIIGIQDYPNGIVLAYGGHSRLHLFRVENNHEIVQMIVQNAQQYLGIDIKVLKKQISLEQFEQQRFGAYSGDQHQTSLSEFTVQKITPRHSEPMRRILCLTDTTVLERDPQTYSICTLRPLDNVYALVRHADNIQKFSIEYKNGLVRSYITNDRDSLLATLLDAVRSCGNQDVHVRISNTPRGKRVGPLTVSVDEETEANLLRYIISNYQYPVKRIDVMERFNANIPYSGLNYSVTQDSLFAESKERLITGALQALIGSKEDNAQLNNVELEASFHVLRRLLASKVGFAAFTNLPGFREAIGLKVVHALKRNDLAVTYAAIDMINSLMHSDHDLKQEQLNKSSLLHTKAFLEQLLDMWSKHVNLGSGALVLSAMLDFLTFALCVPYSETTDGKQFDLLLEMVAARGRTLYKLFQHPSLAIVKGSGLVMRALIEEGDTAISTQMQTLALDEAALCRHLLVALYTPSNDSTMITHRQLSRHLVGLWITDSDEAMNLLKRIFPAGLLSFLESEDAVPKEDVEEDKLNFRDNLKLAVQHSGNNSKQRLNYLIEKHLEGIKHWGMNLLDVRQEKLQQTQKNRPIVLRNRRQKKKVGEQVVNLPLFFYQFGKNHAMPNLIWNHKTREELRSALENELRQFTADKDLAGSMLVAWNYDEFEVQYQCLADEIKIGDYYIRLLLERDDWPQNLVKNPIELFNALYRRVLCRNRLNDDQLTVTSLQALAKVYKRYYEEIGYFSDMPYILQMLDRCLSPALRDALIILIKNLVLHKSNCRPLTDHVNYLVDLITLAHLHKGRATLNTKTNVIEAGPNMKLHEEKDWYYNVERENEKPERCGPVTFSELKELWSKGVLTPRTRCWAVGMDGWRSLQQIPQLKWCLMAKGTPLFNETELAQHVLDILNKCTSFFPSRARDGEAVLIPGPRLSRKLSEFICLPHIVQVCLTHDPGLLERVATLLCQIMEDNPEMSKVYLTGVFYFMLMYTGSNILPIARFLKMTHMKQAFRSEDSNSQSGIMHRSILGQLLPEAMICFLENHSAEKFAETFLGEFDTPEVIWSSEMRRMLIEKISAHIADFTPKLKGHTMARYPYLAIPVISYPQLENELFCHIFYLRHLCDTAKFPNWPIPDPVQLLKHTLDAWRKEVEKKPSEMTVQQAYLDLDFDLSKNPHPEESAIRKAYYRLAQMYHPDKNPNGREIFERVNRAYEFLCSRNALNTDGPNPSNIVLILRTQSILFERYSEELRPYKYAGYPQLIKTIRLETKDDQLFSKTVPLLSAASELCYHTVHCSALNAEELRREEGIEALLDAYSRCVSIMGVDSKRDSLHYEVISNITRCFDVACCFDSCRKKILELPQLIADVCRVVYFKHSLSVSLVTSLAVNNVELQCNLVRNGVLWSLMLFLFDYDFTLDESGVTSEEKSNTQQVANNLAKLSLLACVALAGYSMTLLDDPKSAVLRATSAAVTGSTKSTASNSPSGGRSDSPLTVATRQTNQTYSQNASNLIQNNSSLIQSVANIDKVLQERKNSDAAAVTGDEAEPPAECEKGLQNKKYKISALQAPANAVVKHILDQLLTPYVAGKMVTDSEQHVLKMLNSNTRNPYLIWDNGTRAQLTDFLEHQRTVASKEQYEDVSEIHELVQGFSYDAHRDELKIGGIFIRVYNEMPTFPITNPKSFVIDLLEFLKQGYNHLHGTAAPSNASANPVPASQALTGGILVPTKAWKPMVPAPPPKRPAGLQSPAATTPGSDISAVLSEYARSKQRNQLERTAGSVDGGSAQRYDFTNNPHAVRHLLMALQALISVIKSNTNVEMQCIGHFEMLFGLLSTSECGADNRTIKTLALEVVSLVSRNKECVTEIAACEIVGRYLIVLKDPDLREHQPRVLETLSGLLNVPKMIKEAHTKGAVVYLLDLFCNSNNPAIREQCAELLAKMNADKLSGPKVRITLCKYLPPVFLDAMIDSTSVAVQMYESTHEHPELIWNDDIRACVSDAVRDAADSFHVQQRRNAKAAWRDPEILPELLSSEVVVSGVYLRLYVSNPGWTLRKPKQFLADLLDFIVDSISRSGMDRDVLDLATTALVLLLNAQPNLADSIPVLGHIPKFFRQLSVQPKSALTVLHQLSLSEICVSAISQTECIPSLKSCMEHHRDLTSTACETLSRLFKCQHDSLIRQSLECQLIPYLVALLDSRLVLANNPAMVKAQIVATLKAMSANLTYGDRVTHLLNQYPIWAEYRDQKHDLFITDTDVRGYLMGAPNTTAGYLTQGPAKNVEVLTSPPPIDRDDPLFARSNSSGGSV from the exons ATGGCTAACGCGACCGAAGCAGGCATCGATCTGGAATGCTTTCTCGTGACCAAACACTCGTGGAAGGGCAAGTACAAGCGCATCCTGTCCGTCGGGTCGACCGGCGTCTCGACCTACAATCCGGACAAGTTCGACGTCACCAACCGGTGGCCGTACGGTGAGGTAATCAGCGTACTGCCGAACCGGTCCGGGAAT ACGGCGTACGAGTTTGTGCTGAACCTGAGGAAGGACAAAAAGATCGACACGATCAAGCTTTCGTCGGAAAATCGGAACGAGATACTAACCTCGTTGCTGAAATACCACAAGGAGTTTGCTGAGAAACCGAAACAAACTCTG GATGATGTAGAAAGTCCTGTCGAGTCGTTCTATTCGTCATCTTTCCCATCAGCTTCTTCATTGCTCCATTCCTCCTCCACACCCGCCGTCCGGGAAGAGCGCACCGGTGGCAAGGGGGTTGAGTGGACGTGGTGGTTAAAGACAATTGTAGCATCCTTTCTACCGCTGCCACCACCGGTTCTGCCATGTTTGCCGTGCTGTACGGTGCTAAAA AAATTCAATGCCTACAAACATCACTGGTCCGGCACGACGCTGCCCACCGTGCTGGAAGTGACGCCGGGCTCGCTGGATCAGCTCGATCCCACCACCAGCACGGTGCTGGCCAGCTACAACTACAAGGACATCGATGGCATCATCGGCATACAGGACTACCCGAACGGGATCGTGCTGGCGTACGGTGGCCACAGCCGGTTGCATCTGTTTCGCGTGGAGAACAACCACGAGATCGTGCAGATGATCGTGCAGAACGCGCAGCAGTACCTGGGCATCGACATCAAGGTGCTGAAGAAGCAAATCTCGCTCGAACAGTTCGAGCAGCAGCGGTTCGGCGCGTACAGTGGCGACCAGCATCAGACGTCCCTGTCGGAGTTCACCGTGCAGAAGATAACGCCGCGCCATTCGGAACCGATGCGCCGGATTCTGTGCCTCACCGATACGACCGTGCTCGAGCGCGACCCGCAAACGTACAGCATCTGCACGCTGCGACCGCTGGACAACGTGTACGCGCTGGTCCGGCACGCGGACAACATtcagaagttttcgatcgagTACAAGAACGGGCTGGTGCGGTCGTACATTACGAACGATCGCGACTCGCTGCTGGCCACGCTGCTGGACGCGGTGCGATCCTGCGGCAACCAGGACGTGCACGTGCGCATCTCCAACACGCCACGGGGCAAGCGGGTCGGTCCGCTGACGGTGAGCGTGGACGAGGAGACGGAGGCGAACCTGCTCCGATACATCATCAGCAACTATCAGTATCCGGTGAAGCGTATCGATGTGATGGAGCGATTCAACGCTAACATTCCGTACAGTGGGCTCAACTACAGTGTCACGCAGGAT AGTCTTTTTGCGGAAAGCAAGGAACGGCTGATAACGGGTGCACTGCAGGCCCTGATCGGCAGCAAGGAAGATAACGCGCAGCTAAACAACGTCGAGCTGGAGGCATCGTTCCACGTGCTGCGCCGGCTGCTGGCTAGTAAAGTGGGCTTCGCCGCATTCACGAATCTCCCCGGGTTCCGGGAAGCGATCGGGCTGAAGGTGGTGCACGCCCTCAAGCGCAACGATCTGGCTGTGACGTACGCTGCCATCGATATGATCAACTCGCTGATGCACTCCGACCACGATCTGAAGCAGGAGCAGCTGAACAAGTCGTCCCTGCTGCACACGAAGGCCTTCCTCGAGCAGCTGCTGGACatgtggagcaagcacgtgAACCTGGGCAGCGGTGCGCTGGTACTGTCCGCAATGTTGGACTTTCTTACGTTCGCGCTGTGCGTACCGTACAGCGAGACGACGGATGGCAAGCAGTTCGATTTGCTGCTCGAGATGGTCGCTGCGCGGGGCCGTACGCTGTACAAGCTGTTTCAGCATCCTTCGCTGGCGATTGTAAAGGGCAGCGGGCTGGTAATGCGAGCGCTGATTGAGGAAGGCGATACGGCCATATCGACGCAGATGCAAACGTTAGCGCTGGATGAGGCGGCCCTGTGCCGGCACCTGCTGGTGGCACTATACACACCGTCGAACGATTCCACGATGATCACCCACCGTCAGCTGTCGCGGCATCTGGTGGGCCTGTGGATAACGGACAGTGACGAAGCGATGAATCTATTGAAGCGAATTTTC cCCGCAGGCTTGCTGTCATTTCTGGAAAGCGAAGACGCCGTGCCGAAGGAAGATGTCGAGGAGGACAAGCTAAACTTCCGCGACAATCTGAAGCTGGCGGTGCAACATTCCGGCAACAATAGCAAGCAGCGCCTGAACTACTTAATCGAGAAGCATCTCGAGGGCATCAAGCACTGGGGGATGAATCTGCTCGACGTGCGCCAGGAGAAGCTGCAGCAGACGCAAAAGAATCGCCCGATCGTGCTGCGCAACCGGcgccagaagaagaaggtggGCGAACAGGTGGTCAATTTGCCGCTGTTTTTCTACCAGTTCGGGAAGAACCACGCAATGCCGAACCTGATCTGGAACCACAAGACGCGCGAAGAGCTACGGTCGGCGCTGGAGAACGAGCTGCGCCAGTTCACCGCCGACAAGGATCTGGCCGGCAGCATGCTGGTGGCGTGGAACTACGACGAGTTTGAGGTACAGTACCAGTGTCTGGCGGATGAGATTAAGATAGGAGATTATTACATTCGGTTACTGCTGGAGCGGGACGATTGGCCGCAGAATTTGGTGAAAAATCC CATCGAACTGTTCAACGCGCTGTATCGGAGGGTGTTGTGCCGGAATCGATTGAACGATGATCAGCTCACGGTGACCTCGCTGCAAGCGCTGGCCAAAGTGTACAAACGGTACTACGAGGAAATTGGATACTTCAGTGATATGCCGTACATACTGCAAATGTTAGATAGg TGTCTTTCTCCAGCGCTCCGGGACGCACTGATCATACTGATCAAGAATCTAGTACTGCACAAATCCAACTGTCGCCCGCTAACCGACCACGTCAACTATCTGGTCGATCTGATCACCCTGGCCCACCTGCACAAAGGACGCGCAACACTGAACACCAAAACGAACGTGATCGAGGCCGGTCCGAACATGAAGCTGCATGAGGAGAAGGACTGGTACTACAATGTGGAGCGCGAGAACGAAAAGCCGGAGCGCTGCGGTCCTGTGACGTTTTCCGAGCTGAAGGAGCTCTGGTCGAAGGGCGTGCTGACGCCCCGCACGCGCTGCTGGGCGGTCGGCATGGACGGGTGGCGCTCGCTGCAACAAATACCTCAGCTAAAGTGGTGCCTGATGGCGAAGGGCACGCCGCTGTTCAACGAGACGGAGCTGGCCCAGCACGTGCTGGACATACTGAACAAGTGCACCAGCTTCTTCCCGAGCCGGGCCCGGGACGGCGAGGCGGTCCTCATACCTGGGCCGCGGTTGTCGCGCAAGCTGTCCGAGTTCATCTGCCTGCCGCACATCGTGCAGGTGTGCCTGACGCACGATCCGGGCCTGCTGGAGCGCGTGGCCACGCTGCTCTGTCAGATCATGGAGGACAACCCGGAAATGTCGAAGGTGTACCTGACGGGTGTGTTCTACTTCATGCTGATGTACACCGGCAGCAACATTCTGCCGATCGCTCGCTTCCTGAAGATGACGCACATGAAGCAAGCGTTCCGCAGCGAGGACAGCAACTCGCAGTCGGGCATTATGCATCGTAGCATTCTCGGGCAGCTGCTGCCGGAAGCGATGATCTGCTTCCTGGAGAATCACAGTGCGGAAAAGTTTGCCGAAACGTTCCTGGGCGAGTTCGACACGCCGGAGGTGATATGGAGCTCGGAGATGAGGCGCATGCTAATCGAAAAGATTTCGGCGCATATTGCCGATTTCACGCCGAAGCTGAAGGGACACACGATGGCCCGGTACCCGTACCTGGCCATACCGGTCATCAGCTATCCGCAGCTGGAGAATGAACTGTTCTGTCACATCTTCTACCTGCGGCATCTGTGCGATACGGCCAAGTTCCCCAACTGGCCCATACCGGATCCG GTGCAACTGTTAAAGCACACGCTCGATGCTTGGCGCAAAGAGGTCGAGAAGAAGCCTTCGGAGATGACCGTACAGCAGGCGTACCTCGATTTGGACTTTGACTTGAGCAAAAACCCCCACCCAGAAGAGTCGGCCATCCGGAAGGCTTACTATCGGCTGGCCCAGATGTACCATCCGGACAAAAATCCCAACGGCAGG GAAATCTTTGAACGCGTTAACCGTGCGTACGAGTTTCTGTGCTCGCGAAACGCGCTCAACACGGACGGGCCGAACCCGAGCAACATTGTGCTGATACTGCGCACCCAGTCGATCCTGTTCGAGCGCTACTCGGAGGAGCTGCGCCCGTACAAGTACGCCGGCTATCCGCAGCTCATCAAAACGATCCGCCTGGAAACGAAGGACGACCAGCTGTTCTCCAAAACGGTGCCGCTGCTGAGCGCTGCGTCCGAGCTGTGCTACCACACGGTACACTGTTCGGCCCTGAACGCCGAAGAGTTGCGGCGCGAGGAGGGCATCGAGGCGCTGCTCGACGCGTACTCGCGCTGCGTGTCCATCATGGGCGTCGATTCCAAGCGCGACTCGCTGCACTACGAGGTGATCTCGAACATTACGCGCTGCTTCGATGTGGCCTGCTGCTTCGACAGCTGCCGGAAGAAGATCCTCGAGCTGCCGCAGCTGATCGCGGACGTGTGCCGGGTGGTGTACTTTAAGCACTCGCTCTCGGTCAGCCTCGTTACCAGCCTGGCGGTGAACAACGTGGAGCTGCAGTGCAATCTCGTGCGCAACGGTGTCCTCTGGTCGCTGATGCTGTTCCTGTTCGATTACGACTTTACCCTCGATGAGAGTGGCGTCACGTCGGAGGAGAAGTCGAACACGCAGCAGGTAGCGAACAATCTGGCCAAACTGTCGCTGCTCGCCTGCGTCGCCCTGGCCGGCTACAGTATGACGCTGCTGGACGACCCCAAGTCGGCTGTACTGAGGGCGACATCGGCAGCAGTGACCGGTTCTACCAAATCCACCGCTAGCAACAGTCCCTCCGGTGGGCGAAGCGATTCCCCGCTCACGGTAGCGACGCGGCAAACCAACCAAACGTACTCGCAGAACGCGTCCAACCTGATACAGAACAACTCGAGCCTGATCCAGTCGGTGGCCAACATCGACAAGGTACtgcaggaaaggaaaaacagcGATGCGGCGGCAGTGACCGGCGACGAAGCGGAACCACCGGCAGAATGTGAAAAGGGTTTGCAGAACAAGAAGTACAAAATCAGTGCGCTGCAGGCGCCGGCGAATGCGGTGGTGAAGCATATCCTGGACCAGCTGCTGACGCCGTACGTGGCGGGCAAGATGGTGACGGACAGCGAGCAGCACGTGCTGAAGATGCTGAACTCGAACACGCGCAACCCGTATCTGATATGGGACAATGGGACGCGGGCCCAGCTGACGGACTTTCTCGAGCATCAGCGCACTGTCGCGTCGAAGGAGCAGTACGAAGACGTGTCGGAAATACACGAGCTGGTGCAAGGTTTCTCGTACGATGCGCATCG CGACGAGCTTAAGATTGGTGGAATTTTCATCCGCGTGTACAACGAAATGCCCACGTTTCCGATAACGAACCCGAAAAGCTTCGTGATCGATCTACTCGAGTTTCTCAAGCAGGGCTACAACCACCTGCACGGAACGGCGGCTCCATCGAACGCAAGTGCCAATCCGGTTCCCGCCAGCCAAGCGCTAACTGGTGGCATCTTGGTCCCAACGAAAGCGTGGAAGCCGATGGTACCGGCACCTCCTCCGAAGCGTCCAGCCGGTTTGCAATCGCCGGCCGCAACGACCCCCGGCAGCGACATCAGTGCCGTGCTGAGCGAGTACGCCCGCTCGAAGCAGCGCAACCAGCTGGAACGGACAGCCGGCAGTGTCGATGGTGGTTCCGCGCAGCGGTACGATTTCACCAACAATCCGCACGCCGTCCGGCACCTGCTGATGGCACTGCAGGCCCTCATCTCCGTGATCAAATCGAACACCAACGTCGAAATGCAGTGCATCGGACACTTTGAAATGCTGTTCGGGCTGCTCTCGACGAGCGAGTGCGGAGCGGACAATCGCACGATCAAAACGCTAGCGCTCGAGGTCGTCTCTCTGGTGTCGCGCAACAAGGAGTGCGTGACCGAGATAGCGGCCTGCGAGATCGTTGGCCGCTACTTGATCGTGCTGAAGGATCCGGACCTGCGCGAGCATCAGCCGCGCGTGCTGGAAACCCTGTCCGGGCTGCTGAACGTGCCCAAGATGATCAAGGAGGCGCACACGAAGGGTGCGGTCGTCTATCTGCTCGATCTGTTCTGCAACTCCAACAACCCGGCGATACGGGAACAGTGTGCCGAGCTGCTGGCGAAGATGAACGCGGACAAGCTGAGCGGGCCGAAGGTGCGCATCACGCTGTGCAAGTATCTGCCGCCCGTCTTCCTGGACGCGATGATCGACTCCACCTCGGTCGCGGTGCAGATGTACGAGTCGACGCACGAGCACCCGGAGCTGATCTGGAACGACGACATCCGGGCGTGCGTGTCGGACGCGGTGCGCGACGCGGCGGACAGCTTCCACGTGCAGCAGCGGCGCAACGCCAAGGCGGCCTGGCGCGATCCGGAGATACTGCCCGAGCTGCTGTCGAGCGAGGTGGTCGTGTCGGGCGTGTACCTGCGCCTGTACGTGTCCAATCCGGGCTGGACGCTGCGCAAACCGAAACAGTTCCTGGCCGACCTGCTGGACTTCATCGTGGACAGTATCAGCCGGAGCGGCATGGACAGGGACGTGCTGGATCTGGCCACGACcgcgctggtgctgctgctgaacgcACAGCCCAACCTGGCCGACTCGATACCGGTGCTGGGGCACATACCGAAGTTTTTCCGCCAGCTTTCCGTTCAGCCAAAGAGTGCCCTCACAGTATTGCATCAGCTTTCCCTTTCGGAG ATCTGTGTCAGCGCAATCTCCCAGACGGAATGTATACCGTCGTTGAAATCTTGCATGGAGCACCATCGGGATCTGACGTCGACGGCGTGCGAAACGTTGAGTCGATTATTCAAATGTCAGCAT GATTCACTGATACGTCAATCACTCGAGTGTCAATTAATTCCCTACCTGGTCGCGCTGCTCGACAGCCGGCTCGTGCTGGCGAACAATCCGGCCATGGTAAAGGCGCAGATTGTTGCCACGCTGAAAGCGATGAGCGCCAACCTCACGTACGGCGATCGGGTCACGCATCTGCTCAACCAGTACCCGATCTGGGCGGAGTACCGTGACCAGAAGCACGATCTCTTCATAACCGATACGGACGTGCGCGGATATCTAATGG GCGCACCGAACACGACCGCTGGCTATTTGACGCAAGGGCCGGCAAAGAACGTCGAAGTGCTCACTTCGCCACCGCCCATCGATCGGGATGATCCACTGTTTGcgcgcagcaacagcagcggtgGGAGTGTGTAG